A segment of the Terribacillus aidingensis genome:
GTCGCTAATGATTAAGCATTTTTCCTTTGAAACATTTAAGTGTTCCAGGATTTTTTGAATGTAATAAGCTGATGGTTTACCGATCACATTATCAACTGTATTATAGACTCTTGCACAGAACAATGACCCAATAAGGAGTGGTTTGAGCAGGGATGCTTTTCGTAGTTGGTCCATAAACAACGATTAAATCACGGTTCGCTGGATTGCCTGTAAAAGCTTGCCCGTTCGTTAATAGAAGCGGCGTAAATTGGGATACATTCAACTTCAATTGCCCATCACTGCTCAACAGCTGATTATCGAAGAAGCTGACCTTTACATTCTGATTCTGGTTTTCCTTCACCATAACTAGCGCTGGAAACTGGGGAGGATAAATAAGAATCGCAGGTGCATCTCCGTCATAATAGCCAGTCACGCGATCGCCTACGGATACCATTGCATGATCCACAAAGTAGGTGGTAGGTAATACAACAAAATTCACGATTGATCCTGATTCATTTTCTAAGGTGAAGAATTTATAACAGCCATCCGCTCGGCCATTTCCCTGGAAATCACTAATCATCGTTACAGTTCCATGGAAGGAATAGAAATTGGTCATATAGATACCTCCATTGTTTTCCATGTACAATATGTAGGTCATTGCCTAATGGATTGTGCGAATGCCTAGAGGAAGATGCTAGCTTCCTTAAATTTAATAACTGTTGCATAAACTTCTTCTTCCGATTGAAAATATTTGTTATGATTAGTTATTGCATCTACTTAGGAAGGATATTTTATGTGAACAGATCTGCAACAAATACGCAAAAACGTTATTATACATTTTTATTGATTCTAGCAATTCTTTTCATTGCTGCTACATTACGTTCACCGCTCACTTCTGTCGGGCCGCTTATACCATTCTTCCGAGAAGAACTGGACGTATCCAACTCCATGATAGGTCTGGTGAATACATTGCCGCTGCTTGCTTTTGGTGTTTTTTCTTCGCTGGTGCCTAAAATATCAAGTAAGTTCGGTATGGAGCTAACGCTGTTAGCAGCGATGTGCATGCTGACTGTAGGTATTTTTATTCGGGCTTTGAGCGGTTTGCCGCTATTGCTATTCGGAACCATTTTACTTGGCATGGCGATCGCTTTTGGGAATGTGCTGATGCCGGGTTTGATCAAGTCTAGTTTCCCTTATCAAATCGGGCTCATGACCGGTATATATTCTGTTTCCATGAATATTTTCGGTGCGCTTGCTTCGGGTATTTCTGTTCCGATTGCCTCTATCCCAAGCTTTGGCTGGCGGAATGCAATGCAAATATGGAGTGTTCTCTCCTTAATAGCAATATTTATCTTATTGCTTCGACTGCCGGCAGCACGTTCGGAGAAAAAGGTATTTGTAAAAGTAGAGAACAAAGCCTCTCGGGGGATATTCAAATCTAAGATTGCGTGGGCCGTAACGCTATTTATGGGTTTGCAATCCTTCATACCGTATAGCTTGTTTACCTGGCTGCCGGATATATTAATGACCAAAGGATTCGATGAAAGTGAAGCAGGCTGGCTCATTGCCATTTATCAGCTAGGGCTGATTCCGACTACATTCATTGCACCTATCATTGCTGGAAGAATGCAAAGCCAGCGGCTAATAGGCTGTATTGCAGGTTTATTATTCTTCTTTGGCTTGTTAGGGGTTACGTTCATTTCGTCTCATCTTATCATCGCACCTCTTATATTAACGGGGGTTGGAGCAGGAACTGCATTCAGCTTAGCTATGATGTTCTTTGTTCTCAGAACCAATTCCATCGCAGAATCTTCCCAGCTATCAAGTATGGCTCAATCGGTCGGCTACTTGGTTGCCAGCATGGGGCCGCTTCTTCTTGGTACAATCGCTGAAAAGACAAATGGATGGATGGTACCGCTGATTATTCTTATGATCGCGGCCTTATGCATTGCCTTTTTAGGGACGATTGCGGGTAGAAATCAAAAAATCTACTTTGGTGCACAATCTACGGGTGAAAAATAAGTCGTCATCAGGCTATTATACAAACAAAAAAGAAGATCACTCGGTGATCTTCTTTTTTGTGCTTATTTATCTAAGATGATGGAAAAACCGCCACCACCCGGATCGTTTTTGTTACTTGCGGTAGAGCCATGGTCAGCGTATCCTGTTAACCCACTTACAATAATCGTGATAGCCAGAATCAAAGTAAAAGTTACTTTTTTCATATAAAGCCCTCCTTTTTATTGTAGAGCAAGAGCATAGTACCGATTTGCAAGTTCGTAATTCTTCTTGGATGAATAGTAGTCTGCTAACTCTTTTGCATAATGTCTTACATTGTAATTATCGTTGATTCTTTGGAAGTAGTCTATACCTTCTTGCCATACGCTTTCAAAATTTAATCTATCTTCATATTTCTTATGAAGCATGGCAAATTCCCAATTCATTTTCATGTTGTCTTCTTCCATGCTAGCTTGGAATCCTTCTTTATATGCTTTTATAGCCTTTGATCGTTGATTCGTCTTCCAATAGCAATCTGCTAACAAAAATAAGACTTTTAACTTTGTACGCTGTTGTTTATTATTATAGGCTTCCTCCAAATACCGAATTGCTGCAGCTGGTAAGTTTCGTCTTGCATAAAGGCCGCCTAAATTGTGATGAATGTAGGAAATCAATGCTTGTTCTTCTGTTTTTCTAGCATGTGTTAGGGCGTTATGAAGATATTCTTCTGCTAAATCAAAATTAGAGAGCTCTATAAAATTTAACCCCTGCAGCACTTCTGAACGAGCAAGTAAAAAATGAAACGGTTGATGCGGTTTAAATAATTGAATGGCTTTTTCTGTATGTACAACTGATAGGGCAATGATCTCTAGGAAGAAATAAGCCATGGCCTTCCGAAAATGAAACTCGCCAACATATACAGGGTCACGCAGCTTATGTAGATATTTTTCGGCTTTTTCAAAACAATCCAGTGCTTCTTGATAATGTTCTTCTTCATAAAAAATCATAGCTTCTGCTAAATGAAGGTGATAGCGGTGGGTGTCTGAGAAGTATTCATAGAGATTTTTGGCTTGTTCTAATGATGCAATACTTTTCATCAAGTCATTCTGAATGATGTAATGTCGGCTTTCCAGCAGGAAGTACGAAAGCCTCGAATCATGATTGTATTCGTCGATGTGGTTTTGCAGTTCTTTATGGATACTGGCAGCAGCTTCTTTCTTATCCAGTCGAATGCTGACAGACCAGTTTTCCAAGCGAGCTGCAATGTCGATAAGTTCAGTACTGTTTCGACTCATAGTGCAGGGCTCCTTAAATTAATATAATTCCATTTTACCAACTATTGTCGGGTTGTGTGTTGGGAATTATTTACACTATTAAGGCATCTTTATGTGAAATAATATCAGTAGATTTCCTGAGATAGGACATAGGCTTCTATATAAGGTTTAACTAATAAAGATAGGAATGCAGAAGGGGAGAAATCAAAGTATATTGAGGGAATAGGGAGATATAGCTGCAAAATCGAGGAAAGGCAAGAAAAGTGTCTCAATGAATTTTGCACGCATATCTCCTTTATTTTTTCCATTTTCTATTTCTATGAATTAGCCTTTTTTCTTTAACATCCGCAATTATCAGCTACATTATCTTGGACCGCTGTTGTGACGGGAAAGTTCATTTCCTTCCAGGCAGCAATTCCTCCGGTTAATTCCTTCACATTATATCCTTTCTCAAGTAGCGATTTTGCTGCTTTGGCCGCTGTATTACACCATACATCCCAGCAAAAAAGTATGATTTCTTTATCTTTTGGTATTTCATTTATACGGTTTACTATTTCTTGTTCAGGGATTACAGCAGTACCCTGGATCGTTACATTCCTTAGATGTTCTGGACCATTCCGTACATCGATTAGAAAGTATTTTTCCGGATTGGCTTGATTTGATCTCATGTAATCCATTGGGCTTATTGTAGCTTCCAGACGTGCATTGAAATATTCTAGTGCATTCATTTATATACTCTCCTTTTATAATGACTTCCAAATTTTAATGAGATAATCTTTCAATAATTGTCTTTCCTGCTGGTTTAAAGGGTTTAAAACTTCTGATTCTATATCAGTCAGGAATTCCCAGCGCGAAGTTAAAACCTCGTTGCCTTTTTCCGTAATGAGAAGACTATAGGATCTTCTATCATTCGGATTTCTTGTCCGTTCCACGAATCCCAACCCTTCCAAGTGATCAATATGACTAACCATTGTTGTACGATCGATTTGGAGATTTTCTGAAATATCTTTTTGCGCGGTATAAGGGTTTTCCTGCACATATAAAAGAACACCATATTGTCTGGCATTAATGTGGAAGGGGACAAGACCTTCTGCAAATTTATTTTCCATTTGCTGCAAAACCTTCCCAAGTAAGAAGCCATAAGATTGATTCCATTTATTCATTGTTACTCACCTCCGATAATTAATCAGTTAATTATATAATCAGTTTAACTGATTAATTTATAAAAAGCAATTGTTAAAGAAAATGTGTATTATGCATTGCACGAGATCGATGGAAACATTGTGAAAAGTATCAAGAAATATAGAAAGCAATATTTTACCCTTTTTTCGATTTTATTTACCATTGCCTCCTGGAGTGAAAGCGCTATATTATCGACTAAAGTAATAATCTCAACATGGAATCCGTTGATTATCCAGGAGGTTGTCAAATGAAAAAAATTACGTTTATTGGAGCAGGAAGTACAATTTTCACAAAGAATGTACTGGGAGACTGCATGTTGTCACCTGCACTGCAGGAATTTGAATTTGCTTTATTCGATATCAATGAGGAGCGGTTAGAGGAGTCGGAGCTGCTGTTAAACGCCTTAAAGCTTTCTTTGCAGGCAGATGTCACCATCAATACGTATACAAATCGCAAAGAAGCATTAAAGGATGCAAGTTACGTTATAAATGCCATTCAGGTGGGCGGCTATAAGCCAAGTACTGTGATTGACTTTGAAATCCCGAAGAAGTATGGGCTCCGGCAGACGATTGCCGATACGGTTGGGATAGGTGGTATCTTCCGGTCGCTGCGGACGATTCCGGTTATGCTGGATATAGCCAAGGATATCGAGGAAGTCTGTCCTGATGCGTGGCTGTTAAATTACACGAATCCGATGGCCTCTCTTACTGGTGCAGTTTCCCGCTATACGAAAGTGAAAATGGTTGGGTTATGTCATAGTGTACAGGTATGTACGAGGGACCTGCTGAAGGATTTGAATATCCCGCATGAGAATATTGAGGAGCGGATTGCTGGTATCAACCATATGGCTTGGCTGCTTGAGATCAAATCAAATGGCA
Coding sequences within it:
- a CDS encoding tetratricopeptide repeat protein; amino-acid sequence: MSRNSTELIDIAARLENWSVSIRLDKKEAAASIHKELQNHIDEYNHDSRLSYFLLESRHYIIQNDLMKSIASLEQAKNLYEYFSDTHRYHLHLAEAMIFYEEEHYQEALDCFEKAEKYLHKLRDPVYVGEFHFRKAMAYFFLEIIALSVVHTEKAIQLFKPHQPFHFLLARSEVLQGLNFIELSNFDLAEEYLHNALTHARKTEEQALISYIHHNLGGLYARRNLPAAAIRYLEEAYNNKQQRTKLKVLFLLADCYWKTNQRSKAIKAYKEGFQASMEEDNMKMNWEFAMLHKKYEDRLNFESVWQEGIDYFQRINDNYNVRHYAKELADYYSSKKNYELANRYYALALQ
- a CDS encoding MFS transporter, producing MNRSATNTQKRYYTFLLILAILFIAATLRSPLTSVGPLIPFFREELDVSNSMIGLVNTLPLLAFGVFSSLVPKISSKFGMELTLLAAMCMLTVGIFIRALSGLPLLLFGTILLGMAIAFGNVLMPGLIKSSFPYQIGLMTGIYSVSMNIFGALASGISVPIASIPSFGWRNAMQIWSVLSLIAIFILLLRLPAARSEKKVFVKVENKASRGIFKSKIAWAVTLFMGLQSFIPYSLFTWLPDILMTKGFDESEAGWLIAIYQLGLIPTTFIAPIIAGRMQSQRLIGCIAGLLFFFGLLGVTFISSHLIIAPLILTGVGAGTAFSLAMMFFVLRTNSIAESSQLSSMAQSVGYLVASMGPLLLGTIAEKTNGWMVPLIILMIAALCIAFLGTIAGRNQKIYFGAQSTGEK
- a CDS encoding rhodanese-like domain-containing protein, which gives rise to MNALEYFNARLEATISPMDYMRSNQANPEKYFLIDVRNGPEHLRNVTIQGTAVIPEQEIVNRINEIPKDKEIILFCWDVWCNTAAKAAKSLLEKGYNVKELTGGIAAWKEMNFPVTTAVQDNVADNCGC
- a CDS encoding MarR family transcriptional regulator; translated protein: MNKWNQSYGFLLGKVLQQMENKFAEGLVPFHINARQYGVLLYVQENPYTAQKDISENLQIDRTTMVSHIDHLEGLGFVERTRNPNDRRSYSLLITEKGNEVLTSRWEFLTDIESEVLNPLNQQERQLLKDYLIKIWKSL
- a CDS encoding HAD hydrolase-like protein, which encodes MDQLRKASLLKPLLIGSLFCARVYNTVDNVIGKPSAYYIQKILEHLNVSKEKCLIISDRLETNILMGKSYNIPTCLVLTGISACTMFLKNRTKLYNTEFIRAV